The genomic interval TTCACTTCGTCTCCTTGTGCAGGGTATGCATCCGGCACAAGGGACAGTACTTCTTGTGGACGACTCTGTCCGGATGAACCCGGCGGTTCTTCGAAGTCGTATAGTTCCGTCGATGACAGTCCGGACATTCCAAGACAACCAGATCCCTTTTACTATTCCCTGCCACAGGCTACTCAACAATTTCAGTCACCACGCCAG from Candidatus Neomarinimicrobiota bacterium carries:
- the rpmG gene encoding 50S ribosomal protein L33 — translated: MAGNSKRDLVVLECPDCHRRNYTTSKNRRVHPDRVVHKKYCPLCRMHTLHKETK